A window of Ipomoea triloba cultivar NCNSP0323 chromosome 2, ASM357664v1 contains these coding sequences:
- the LOC116011460 gene encoding uncharacterized protein LOC116011460 isoform X1: MFIYYLCSAGQWVRMSSQSSMGMRGADGNPANRNIFSFLNDIWQQWNIQTIVLASLAFQIVLIFAAPTRTRAKGSFRVVTLWSVYLLADYIATYAIGLINNGSQIQGTNDEATEACGSFKHMELAPLWAPFLLLHLGGPDTITAFAIEDNELWLRHLLSLFVQLFSVLLVFYRYRIHKSRFLIPTGLTFIAGVIKYAERTRSLNLASLANLKKSMREEPDAGPDYAQLMEEMSSKQAANLPVTIDINREKGAKADDMDDVVDMTQKYQALEELEVIKHGYKFFRVFKGLIVDHMFSFLERDESRRFYRSLEFKDAFRVMEMELNFIYDAMFTKLSAVRSIFGYIFRFICTALLVSATVTFSLSLKNSPHHIHPGDIIVTYFLLGGGVALDLIAIMELIFSKWTIAALLVDSEKSVTASTSARNWRKTVAKGIKRVKGIIPTKRWSEEMHQYSFINHCLHKWPDWVTYLIDQVGLTEMVCSCLYGKTRDVDERLKMIIFEEIKKKGKQATKTSVAKEISSSKGEWTLLDYNCGPEIHFSVSQDVDYDECVLLWHIATEIFYFSNSKAKTRDIEAAAKSVENNPQQPQKKQEENAGDSSSKQDNDVHDAEICRYISEYLLYLLVIERKMTAAVAGIVEIRFRDTCKEATNFFSRQPKQKKAEGGSCFSSCCHFLHETFKNVKKSCRLYLYSMVLSTWEDIKYVFTLKCFTEKVRKRKPTKWEEEQNRLEDKKRKEACENLKSVNPQVRPSEVKGDRSKSLLFDACILAAHLERLCKSNDFTENRVWEMMSRVWVELLSYGACHCRGDAHAQYLGKGGELLTFAWLLMAHFGLGEQFRIEAGHARAKLIVGKEDIN, translated from the coding sequence atgtttatatattatttatgctctgCAGGGCAGTGGGTAAGAATGAGTAGTCAAAGTTCAATGGGGATGAGAGGCGCAGATGGTAATCCTGCAAATAGAAATATATTCTCATTTCTGAATGATATTTGGCAACAATGGAACATCCAAACCATCGTTCTGGCCAGTCTAGCCTTCCAGATAGTGCTAATATTTGCAGCTCCTACAAGAACACGAGCCAAGGGCAGCTTTCGTGTGGTCACACTCTGGAGTGTGTATCTGCTAGCGGACTATATCGCTACATATGCCATAGGCCTCATCAACAATGGCAGCCAAATTCAAGGTACAAATGATGAAGCTACGGAGGCTTGCGGCTCATTTAAACACATGGAACTTGCGCCTCTCTGGGCTCCTTTCCTCTTGCTCCATTTGGGTGGCCCCGACACCATCACCGCTTTCGCTATTGAGGACAACGAGCTCTGGCTCCGCCATTTGCTAAGCTTGTTCGTTCAGCTTTTCTCGGTTCTGCTTGTGTTTTACCGCTACCGGATTCACAAGAGTAGATTCTTAATCCCAACGGGGCTCACTTTTATCGCCGGGGTCATTAAGTACGCGGAACGGACCCGTTCCTTGAATCTGGCGTCCCTGGCGAATTTGAAGAAGTCGATGCGCGAGGAGCCTGATGCCGGGCCTGATTACGCCCAGCTTATGGAGGAGATGTCGTCTAAGCAGGCGGCGAATCTTCCCGTCACGATTGATATTAACCGTGAGAAAGGAGCCAAAGCTGATGATATGGACGATGTTGTTGATATGACACAAAAATATCAGGCCCTGGAAGAGCTTGAAGTTATAAAGCACGGGTACAAGTTCTTCAGGGTCTTCAAAGGCCTGATTGTTGATCACATGTTTAGCTTCCTGGAGCGGGACGAGAGTAGGAGATTCTACAGATCATTGGAGTTTAAGGATGCTTTTAGAGTGATGGAAATGGAGCTCAACTTCATCTACGATGCCATGTTCACCAAGCTGAGCGCCGTCCGTAGCATCTTCGGCTACATTTTCCGTTTCATTTGCACCGCTCTGCTTGTATCCGCAACCGTCACATTCTCCCTGTCCCTGAAGAATTCGCCGCATCATATACATCCGGGCGACATAATTGTCACGTATTTCTTGCTGGGCGGTGGTGTTGCCTTAGATTTGATTGCGATTATGGAGCTCATCTTTTCCAAGTGGACCATAGCGGCTCTACTTGTGGATTCAGAGAAGAGTGTTACTGCAAGCACATCCGCCCGGAACTGGAGGAAAACGGTGGCCAAAGGGATTAAAAGAGTGAAGGGAATCATTCCGACCAAGCGTTGGTCGGAGGAAATGCATCAGTATAGCTTCATCAATCACTGCTTACACAAGTGGCCGGATTGGGTTACCTATCTGATCGACCAGGTCGGGCTGACCGAGATGGTTTGTTCTTGTCTATATGGTAAAACTCGAGATGTTGATGAAAGATTGAAGATGATTATTTTCGAGGAGATCAAGAAAAAGGGAAAGCAGGCAACCAAAACCAGTGTTGCTAAGGAGATTTCTTCGTCTAAAGGAGAATGGACACTCCTTGACTATAATTGTGGTCCAGAAATTCATTTCAGCGTTAGCCAAGACGTGGACTATGATGAGTGTGTCCTATTGTGGCATATTGCTACTGAGATATTTTATTTCAGTAATTCCAAAGCAAAAACTCGGGATATCGAAGCTGCAGCAAAATCTGTTGAAAATAATCCTCAGCAGCCGCAGAAGAAGCAGGAGGAGAATGCGGGTGACTCATCATCAAAACAGGATAATGATGTTCATGATGCAGAGATATGCAGATACATCTCAGAATACTTGCTGTATCTGTTGGTGATTGAGAGGAAAATGACTGCTGCAGTGGCAGGCATTGTAGAAATCAGGTTCAGAGACACCTGTAAGGAAGCCACCAATTTCTTCAGCAGACAGCCAAAGCAGAAAAAAGCTGAAGGGGGGAGCTGCTTCTCCTCCTGCTGCCATTTTCTCCATGAAACattcaaaaatgtcaaaaaatcATGCCGCTTGTACTTGTATTCCATGGTGTTATCCACATGGGAAGACATCAAGTACGTGTTTACCCTCAAATGCTTCACAGAAAAGGTGAGAAAGAGGAAGCCAACCAAGTGGGAAGAAGAACAGAACAGATTGGaagacaagaaaagaaaagaagcgTGTGAGAATCTAAAATCAGTGAATCCACAAGTGAGGCCGTCGGAAGTGAAGGGAGATCGAAGCAAGTCACTGTTGTTCGACGCGTGTATACTTGCAGCTCATCTGGAGAGGCTGTGCAAGAGCAATGACTTCACTGAGAATAGAGTGTGGGAAATGATGAGCAGAGTTTGGGTAGAGTTGTTGTCGTATGGAGCGTGCCATTGCAGAGGAGACGCTCATGCTCAGTACCTAGGCAAAGGGGGAGAGCTGCTCACATTTGCTTGGCTTTTGATGGCGCATTTTGGGCTGGGAGAGCAGTTCAGAATCGAGGCCGGACACGCCAGAGCAAAGTTGATTGTGGGAAAGGAGGACATCAACTAA
- the LOC116011460 gene encoding uncharacterized protein LOC116011460 isoform X2: MSSQSSMGMRGADGNPANRNIFSFLNDIWQQWNIQTIVLASLAFQIVLIFAAPTRTRAKGSFRVVTLWSVYLLADYIATYAIGLINNGSQIQGTNDEATEACGSFKHMELAPLWAPFLLLHLGGPDTITAFAIEDNELWLRHLLSLFVQLFSVLLVFYRYRIHKSRFLIPTGLTFIAGVIKYAERTRSLNLASLANLKKSMREEPDAGPDYAQLMEEMSSKQAANLPVTIDINREKGAKADDMDDVVDMTQKYQALEELEVIKHGYKFFRVFKGLIVDHMFSFLERDESRRFYRSLEFKDAFRVMEMELNFIYDAMFTKLSAVRSIFGYIFRFICTALLVSATVTFSLSLKNSPHHIHPGDIIVTYFLLGGGVALDLIAIMELIFSKWTIAALLVDSEKSVTASTSARNWRKTVAKGIKRVKGIIPTKRWSEEMHQYSFINHCLHKWPDWVTYLIDQVGLTEMVCSCLYGKTRDVDERLKMIIFEEIKKKGKQATKTSVAKEISSSKGEWTLLDYNCGPEIHFSVSQDVDYDECVLLWHIATEIFYFSNSKAKTRDIEAAAKSVENNPQQPQKKQEENAGDSSSKQDNDVHDAEICRYISEYLLYLLVIERKMTAAVAGIVEIRFRDTCKEATNFFSRQPKQKKAEGGSCFSSCCHFLHETFKNVKKSCRLYLYSMVLSTWEDIKYVFTLKCFTEKVRKRKPTKWEEEQNRLEDKKRKEACENLKSVNPQVRPSEVKGDRSKSLLFDACILAAHLERLCKSNDFTENRVWEMMSRVWVELLSYGACHCRGDAHAQYLGKGGELLTFAWLLMAHFGLGEQFRIEAGHARAKLIVGKEDIN; the protein is encoded by the coding sequence ATGAGTAGTCAAAGTTCAATGGGGATGAGAGGCGCAGATGGTAATCCTGCAAATAGAAATATATTCTCATTTCTGAATGATATTTGGCAACAATGGAACATCCAAACCATCGTTCTGGCCAGTCTAGCCTTCCAGATAGTGCTAATATTTGCAGCTCCTACAAGAACACGAGCCAAGGGCAGCTTTCGTGTGGTCACACTCTGGAGTGTGTATCTGCTAGCGGACTATATCGCTACATATGCCATAGGCCTCATCAACAATGGCAGCCAAATTCAAGGTACAAATGATGAAGCTACGGAGGCTTGCGGCTCATTTAAACACATGGAACTTGCGCCTCTCTGGGCTCCTTTCCTCTTGCTCCATTTGGGTGGCCCCGACACCATCACCGCTTTCGCTATTGAGGACAACGAGCTCTGGCTCCGCCATTTGCTAAGCTTGTTCGTTCAGCTTTTCTCGGTTCTGCTTGTGTTTTACCGCTACCGGATTCACAAGAGTAGATTCTTAATCCCAACGGGGCTCACTTTTATCGCCGGGGTCATTAAGTACGCGGAACGGACCCGTTCCTTGAATCTGGCGTCCCTGGCGAATTTGAAGAAGTCGATGCGCGAGGAGCCTGATGCCGGGCCTGATTACGCCCAGCTTATGGAGGAGATGTCGTCTAAGCAGGCGGCGAATCTTCCCGTCACGATTGATATTAACCGTGAGAAAGGAGCCAAAGCTGATGATATGGACGATGTTGTTGATATGACACAAAAATATCAGGCCCTGGAAGAGCTTGAAGTTATAAAGCACGGGTACAAGTTCTTCAGGGTCTTCAAAGGCCTGATTGTTGATCACATGTTTAGCTTCCTGGAGCGGGACGAGAGTAGGAGATTCTACAGATCATTGGAGTTTAAGGATGCTTTTAGAGTGATGGAAATGGAGCTCAACTTCATCTACGATGCCATGTTCACCAAGCTGAGCGCCGTCCGTAGCATCTTCGGCTACATTTTCCGTTTCATTTGCACCGCTCTGCTTGTATCCGCAACCGTCACATTCTCCCTGTCCCTGAAGAATTCGCCGCATCATATACATCCGGGCGACATAATTGTCACGTATTTCTTGCTGGGCGGTGGTGTTGCCTTAGATTTGATTGCGATTATGGAGCTCATCTTTTCCAAGTGGACCATAGCGGCTCTACTTGTGGATTCAGAGAAGAGTGTTACTGCAAGCACATCCGCCCGGAACTGGAGGAAAACGGTGGCCAAAGGGATTAAAAGAGTGAAGGGAATCATTCCGACCAAGCGTTGGTCGGAGGAAATGCATCAGTATAGCTTCATCAATCACTGCTTACACAAGTGGCCGGATTGGGTTACCTATCTGATCGACCAGGTCGGGCTGACCGAGATGGTTTGTTCTTGTCTATATGGTAAAACTCGAGATGTTGATGAAAGATTGAAGATGATTATTTTCGAGGAGATCAAGAAAAAGGGAAAGCAGGCAACCAAAACCAGTGTTGCTAAGGAGATTTCTTCGTCTAAAGGAGAATGGACACTCCTTGACTATAATTGTGGTCCAGAAATTCATTTCAGCGTTAGCCAAGACGTGGACTATGATGAGTGTGTCCTATTGTGGCATATTGCTACTGAGATATTTTATTTCAGTAATTCCAAAGCAAAAACTCGGGATATCGAAGCTGCAGCAAAATCTGTTGAAAATAATCCTCAGCAGCCGCAGAAGAAGCAGGAGGAGAATGCGGGTGACTCATCATCAAAACAGGATAATGATGTTCATGATGCAGAGATATGCAGATACATCTCAGAATACTTGCTGTATCTGTTGGTGATTGAGAGGAAAATGACTGCTGCAGTGGCAGGCATTGTAGAAATCAGGTTCAGAGACACCTGTAAGGAAGCCACCAATTTCTTCAGCAGACAGCCAAAGCAGAAAAAAGCTGAAGGGGGGAGCTGCTTCTCCTCCTGCTGCCATTTTCTCCATGAAACattcaaaaatgtcaaaaaatcATGCCGCTTGTACTTGTATTCCATGGTGTTATCCACATGGGAAGACATCAAGTACGTGTTTACCCTCAAATGCTTCACAGAAAAGGTGAGAAAGAGGAAGCCAACCAAGTGGGAAGAAGAACAGAACAGATTGGaagacaagaaaagaaaagaagcgTGTGAGAATCTAAAATCAGTGAATCCACAAGTGAGGCCGTCGGAAGTGAAGGGAGATCGAAGCAAGTCACTGTTGTTCGACGCGTGTATACTTGCAGCTCATCTGGAGAGGCTGTGCAAGAGCAATGACTTCACTGAGAATAGAGTGTGGGAAATGATGAGCAGAGTTTGGGTAGAGTTGTTGTCGTATGGAGCGTGCCATTGCAGAGGAGACGCTCATGCTCAGTACCTAGGCAAAGGGGGAGAGCTGCTCACATTTGCTTGGCTTTTGATGGCGCATTTTGGGCTGGGAGAGCAGTTCAGAATCGAGGCCGGACACGCCAGAGCAAAGTTGATTGTGGGAAAGGAGGACATCAACTAA
- the LOC116011436 gene encoding uncharacterized protein LOC116011436, which produces MHASYCGAVMKTRGKGKIFKCLRPATADEGYFKHSRSCDSFADFPEYSSSGSDHGGGGGRGGDGSSTAVVAAAGDPKILRHLTMRKATHADRSSDVDAPDDPNARKGKFPGKFRRVLKAVFFEASLLRKLRKTDSSLPAPFRSRSSSSTNLSSSSSKSKSQRMSRSESFASMGQTESSEKFSRINSSDSSSSRLSSSSMMTARELSSSSSLSPCPSVPRCSLACCLDRNRSISSRTKQVLQQKLERGRYCWKVGCCCLILCLLALLFWGKALAIVFISAWLYFAPLYFKSAIDPPPLFEPSESCMITSTRNRPRHARRHSGF; this is translated from the exons ATGCATGCATCGTATTGTGGTGCGGTGATGAAGACGCGAGGGAAGGGCAAGATCTTCAAGTGTTTGAGGCCCGCAACTGCCGACGAAGGCTACTTTAAACACTCTCGATCATGCGATAGTTTCGCCGATTTTCCCGAGTATTCGTCGTCCGGATCGGACcatggaggaggaggaggacgcGGCGGTGATGGTTCCTCCACCGCCGTCGTCGCCGCCGCCGGAGATCCGAAGATTTTGAGACATTTGACTATGAGAAAGGCTACACATGCAGATCGCTCCTCGGACGTCGACGCTCCTGATGATCCTAACGCTCGGAAAGGGAAATTCCCTGGAAAATTCCGTCGCGTCCTTAAGGCCGTGTTTTTTGAAGCATCCTTG ttaAGGAAACTTCGAAAGACGGATTCTTCGTTGCCGGCTCCGTTTAGATCTCGATCGAGCAGTAGCACTAatctatcatcatcatcatcgaaATCGAAATCGCAGAGGATGTCGAGGAGTGAAAGTTTTGCGTCGATGGGACAAACAGAATCATCAGAGAAATTTTCTAGGATAAATTCATCAGATAGTTCTTCATCACGGTTATCTTCGTCGTCTATGATGACCGCGAGAgagttatcatcatcatcatcattatcgcCGTGTCCAAGTGTTCCGCGCTGTTCTCTGGCGTGTTGTTTGGACCGGAACAGATCCATTTCGTCAAGGACGAAGCAGGTGCTGCAGCAGAAGCTTGAGCGCGGGCGTTACTGTTGGAAAGTTGGATGTTGTTGtttaattctttgtttattaGCTTTGCTGTTTTGGGGTAAAGCGCTGGCGATTGTTTTCATTTCTGCGTGGCTTTACTTTGCTCCTCTTTATTTCAAATCCGCCATTGATCCGCCGCCGTTGTTTGAGCCCAGTGAATCTTGCATGATTACATCAACCAGGAACCGACCTCGCCATGCCAGAAGACACAGTGGATTTTGA
- the LOC116005073 gene encoding universal stress protein PHOS32-like: MQPNSADSDLPSLANIKVRSSSPRFPPPATPSSTDTPTAGAQRKIGIAVDLSDESAFAVKWAVHHYLRPGDAVILLHVRPTSVLYGADWGSVDLSIVDTDNEESQQKLEDDFDTFTTTKATDLAQPLVDAQIPFKIHIVKDHDMKERLCLEVERLGLSAVIMGSRGFGATKRGNDGRLGSVSDYCVRHCVCPVVVVRYPDDKESGNASGEPIVSVASVAEEEEEDEPEYHDAHDDRKDS; the protein is encoded by the exons ATGCAGCCTAACTCCGCGGATTCGGACCTTCCAAGCCTTGCCAACATCAAAGTTCGTTCATCTTCCCCGCGCTTTCCGCCTCCCGCCACCCCGTCTTCCACCGATACCCCAACCGCCGGAGCCCAGCGTAAGATCGGCATCGCCGTAGACCTCAGCGACGAGTCTGCCTTCGCCGTCAAGTGGGCGGTCCACCACTACCTCCGTCCCGGCGACGCCGTGATACTCCTCCATGTCCGCCCCACCTCTGTTCTCTATGGAGCTGACTGGGGTTCCGTTGACCTCTCCATCGTCGACACTGACAACGAGGAGTCGCAGCAGAAGCTGGAGGATGATTTCGACACTTTTACTACTACTAAGGCCACCGATCTGGCTCAACCGCTTGTGGACGCGCAGATTCCGTTCAAAATCCACATCGTTAAGGACCACGATATGAAGGAGAGGCTCTGCCTCGAGGTCGAAAGGCTGGGACTCAGTGCCGTCATCATGGGGAGCCGTGGATTTGGGGCTACTAAGAGAGGAAACGACGGAAGGCTTGGCAGCGTTAGTGATTACTGTGTTAGACATTGCGTTTGCCCTGTAGTTGTTGTTAGATATCCCGATGACAAGGAAAGTGGAAATGCTAGTGGTGAACCTATTGTCTCTGTGGCCTCAGTAGccgaggaggaggaagaagacgAGCCGGAGTACCACGATGCTCATGATGATCGAAAAG ATTCATAA
- the LOC116009681 gene encoding B-box zinc finger protein 23-like gives MAKEAKRKCELCGDGARMYCDSDEASLCWSCDEKVHSANFLVAKHSRTLLCHACCSPTPWTASGAKLCRTVSVCPACLDQINHAQLRRDEGESNREMGSDVHQDFIDSGSDYDSGYSSDEYEEEEGDENQVVPWSASSSPSSSPPPGPSSSGGDEGSFSSRDGGGEAFSSTLRRRLRDDLDDQVVTSSSLLD, from the coding sequence ATGGCGAAAGAAGCGAAGAGGAAGTGTGAGCTGTGCGGGGATGGAGCTAGGATGTACTGCGACTCCGATGAAGCGAGTCTGTGCTGGAGCTGCGACGAGAAGGTCCATTCTGCGAATTTCCTCGTAGCTAAGCACTCCAGAACTCTTCTCTGCCACGCGTGTTGCTCTCCCACGCCGTGGACCGCTTCCGGCGCCAAGCTCTGCCGCACCGTCTCCGTCTGCCCCGCCTGCCTCGACCAGATTAATCATGCTCAGCTGCGCCGGGACGAGGGAGAGAGTAATCGTGAAATGGGGAGTGATGTTCATCAAGATTTCATTGATTCGGGAAGTGATTATGATAGTGGATATAGTAGTGATGAATATGAGGAGGAGGAAGGCGATGAGAATCAGGTAGTGCCTTGGTCCGCTAGTTCGTCCCCGTCCTCGTCACCGCCTCCTGGACCGAGTTCGTCTGGCGGCGACGAGGGCTCTTTCTCCTCCCGAGACGGCGGCGGTGAAGCCTTTTCTTCTACATTGAGAAGGAGGTTGAGAGACGACCTGGATGATCAAGTAGTAACTTCGTCGTCACTGCTTGATTGA